From the genome of Lotus japonicus ecotype B-129 chromosome 6, LjGifu_v1.2, one region includes:
- the LOC130725064 gene encoding putative B3 domain-containing protein At1g78640, with the protein MACVHLTLGACPCTKSIITCSSNNTVEGDDSRERQHWGYSIELMLCDDPWNIKKKLTESDLGYLSRLLINKDLAENLVLPVLTPEQRVALYQNGTKILIWDMDTQSLHYLVFKFWVSSRSYVFIDNWTKDFVKRRGLKKGDEIKLHWNPYKKCFNFSVQYSS; encoded by the coding sequence ATGGCTTGCGTTCATTTGACACTGGGTGCTTGTCCATGTACCAAGAGCATCATAACCTGTTCCTCCAACAATACGGTTGAGGGTGATGATTCAAGAGAAAGACAACATTGGGGGTACTCCATTGAATTGATGCTTTGTGATGATCCATGGAATATAAAGAAGAAGCTGACAGAGAGTGATCTTGGTTACTTGAGTAGGCTCTTGATTAACAAAGATTTGGCTGAGAATTTAGTGCTTCCTGTGTTGACTCCTGAGCAAAGAGTGGCTCTCTACCAAAACGGAACTAAAATCTTGATTTGGGACATGGACACTCAATCCCTACATTACTTGGTTTTCAAGTTTTGGGTTTCTTCAAGAAGTTATGTTTTCATTGACAACTGGACTAAAGATTTTGTGAAAAGAAGGGGCTTGAAGAAAGGGGATGAAATTAAACTTCAttggaatccatacaagaagtgCTTCAAT